In the Thermodesulfovibrionales bacterium genome, GGTCATTCTCTTTAGTACACTCAGGCTTGGCTTGAAGGCGCTTGAGTTCTCAGCAAATATTGTAGCAGAATCTTCCAGTGAAAAAAAATCTGGAGAAAATTCATACAAAGAGAGCCAAGGTGAAAAAAAGGAAAATTCTTTAAGCGGGTTTTCAATGGCCATAACTATACTATCTGCTTTTTTAATAGCCCTGGGACTTTTCCTTCTTTTACCTGTTTATCTGACAAAACTCACAGGACATCTATTTAAACCTGTTGATGAGAATCACCTTCTCTTCAATCTTGTAGATGGTGTCATAAGAATAATAATTTTTCTTCTTTATATACTTCTTGTAGGACTCTGGAAGGATATGAGAAGAATCTTTGAATATCATGGAGCAGAACATAAGGTAATCCATGCCTATGAAAAGGGTATACCACTTGAGATAGATGAGATAAAAAAATTCAGTCCCTGTCATCCCAGATGTGGCACAAGTTTTCTTATGATAGTAATGCTTATAAGTATACTGGTCTTTTCCTTCATACCTGAGGATTACAGTCTTTTTGAAAAATTTATATCAAGGCTTATTCTCATCCCTTTTATTGCAGGGCTTTCTTATGAGGTGTTGAAGCTTTCAGCAAGGTATGGCAATAATATTTTTATAAAGAGCATGGTTATACCAGGTCTTTTTCTTCAGAAACTTACAGCCAG is a window encoding:
- a CDS encoding DUF1385 domain-containing protein, whose protein sequence is MFKKTIIFLNTWLLAADSEKRIQVGGQAVIEGVMMKAPEGWSVAVRDTEGKIRTKKEGLKKVKPFFRLPFIRGPVILFSTLRLGLKALEFSANIVAESSSEKKSGENSYKESQGEKKENSLSGFSMAITILSAFLIALGLFLLLPVYLTKLTGHLFKPVDENHLLFNLVDGVIRIIIFLLYILLVGLWKDMRRIFEYHGAEHKVIHAYEKGIPLEIDEIKKFSPCHPRCGTSFLMIVMLISILVFSFIPEDYSLFEKFISRLILIPFIAGLSYEVLKLSARYGNNIFIKSMVIPGLFLQKLTAREPDNSQIEVALVALEEALSFSNSLAINSKKF